A genomic window from Dermacentor silvarum isolate Dsil-2018 chromosome 9, BIME_Dsil_1.4, whole genome shotgun sequence includes:
- the LOC125940196 gene encoding b(0,+)-type amino acid transporter 1-like isoform X1 encodes MSMMTPSNRGHRRSSRTRKCPPELNESSSGTSSDDTVVVGTTLKRKVGLFSATAVVIGSIIGSGIFVSPSLVFRNSGSTGASLLMWLGAGFITLIYAFCMAELGALLPTSGGEYAYICAACYTLGRPGDYVVFMYSWTRILLGDSLGAALHALTFTSYALRLVYPTCEAPYAVTVLVAASFSTLATVLNAISIGVSTKLQNILAVTKILMLVCIIGTGIVSAANGTNHLREPFFSADVTAGGLTEAYFAAFMTMDGGYSICNLGEEIRNPSQVIPRALILGSVMVMLLFIATNVAYFVVLEPTAITSSETTALTFAAKSWGPAGAAIILLLASLSMFGTLSAGFFSQSRLGFAAARRGHLPSALRLVSMKSSVPVISLVVRGAFTAAFTVIGSLESVVNSVMLLCVVFNLLTTFTLLRLRRTMRDVPRPVKVPYFFIFVNFAVNFASVVVNVWKAADLYMLVIMILVLFAGSVAYLVFLVCGYAMPGTLRLSMFLQKLFLSVPCRDSCIY; translated from the exons GGCACCGCCGGTCTTCTCGCACAAGAAAATGTCCACCAGAATTGAATGAGAGCTCATCAGGAACCTCCTCTGATGACACCGTTGTCGTCGGCACCACACTCAAAAGAAAAGTGGGGCTCTTTAGCGCCACCGCAGTGGTAATTGGCAGCATTATTG GATCTGGCATATTCGTGTCACCAAGCTTGGTCTTCAGAAACTCAGGATCGACTGGTGCCAGTCTCCTCATGTGGCTCGGCGCTGGATTCATCACCCTAATCT ATGCTTTCTGTATGGCAGAGCTGGGAGCGTTGCTGCCGACATCTGGCGGCGAGTACGCGTACATTTGCGCAGCCTGTTACACACTGGGCAGGCCGGGCGACTACGTAGTCTTCATGTACTCCTGGACTCGGATCCTTCTGGGGGACTCTCTGGGTGCTGCTCTGCACGCCCTCACGTTCACCAGTTATGCATTGCGGCTTGTCTACCCGACATGCGAGGCACCGTACGCAGTTACTGTGCTGGTAGCAGCGAGTTTCTCTA CGTTGGCAACTGTTCTCAATGCCATCTCAATCGGCGTGTCCACGAAGTTGCAGAACATTCTTGCCGTAACCAAAATCCTGATGCTGGTTTGTATCATTGGCACAGGAATTGTGAGCGCCGCAAATG gtacGAATCACCTGAGAGAGCCCTTCTTCAGTGCTGATGTTACCGCCGGTGGCCTTACGGAAGCCTACTTCGCGGCCTTCATGACCATGGACGGAGG GTACAGCATCTGCAACCTCGGTGAAGAAATACGAAATCCGTCACAGGTCATTCCTCGAGCACTGATCCTAGGCTCCGTCATGGTCATGCTGTTGTTCATCGCAACCAATGTCGCTTACTTCGTCGTTCTCGAACCCACTGCCATCACATCCTCTGAGACCACAGCCCTAACATTCGCCGCGAAGAGCTGGGGTCCGGCCGGAGCTGCCATTATTCTCCTGTTGGCATCACTCAGCATGTTCGGAACGCTATCGGCTGGATTCTTCAGCCAAAGCAGGCTTGGCTTCGCAGCCGCTAGGAGAGGCCACCTGCCATCCGCTCTGCGTCTTGTTTCCATGAAGTCGTCAGTTCCCGTTATCTCTCTAGTTGTTCGAGGCGCATTTACCGCCGCCTTCACCGTCATTGGCTCTCTAGAGTCTGTAGTGAACAGCGTAATGCTGTTGTGTGTCGTATTCAACCTCCTGACAACGTTCACCCTTCTGAGGCTTCGTCGCACAATGAGGGATGTGCCGAGACCAGTGAAAGTGCCGTACTTCTTCATATTTGTTAACTTCGCTGTAAATTTTGCGAGTGTGGTTGTGAACGTCTGGAAAGCTGCGGACCTTTACATGCTCGTCATAATGATCTTGGTACTGTTTGCTGGGAGCGTCGCGTACTTAGTATTCCTGGTCTGCGGATATGCAATGCCAGGCACTTTACGCTTGTCGATGTTTCTACAGAAACTTTTCCTTTCCGTGCCATGTCGCGACAGCTGCATATATTGA